The genomic DNA ATGGCGCGCGAGGGTTACATCGATCTGAACTACAACCGGCAGGGGCAACTGGTGCTCGAGCGTCGCAAGCAGGCCTGGGATCCCGAGGAGGTCGCCCGGCGCGCCGTGGAGCTGGTCCTGCACGGTCGTATCCCGACGATCGAGGGGGAGACGCTCCAGGCCGAGGTGGAGACGATCTGTATCCACGGCGACGCGCCGAACGCGCCGGAGATCGCCCAGCGAGTGCGCCAGCGGTTGGAGGAAGCTGGTGTCATCGTCCGGCCACTCGGCACCGGAATGACGGCGAGAGCCTGAGTGGGACGGTAGGAGTTTCCGGATATCGAGAAGGGTAAGGAGGGAGAGGTCGCATGCAGTCGGTCGTTCTCGCCGATCTGACGATGCCGCGCAGCTGGCGGGCCAACGCGAATGCGCGCCTGTTGACGAGCGCTGCGCTCGTCGTGGCCGGGAGCGTCCTCACGGCACTGGCTGCGCACGTATCGATTCCGCTGCCGTTCACCCCGGTTCCGATCACGGGGCAGACGTTCGCGGTGCTCCTGGTCGGTGCTGCTCTCGGCAGCCGGCGCGGTGCAGCCAGCATGGCGCTCTACCTGGCCGAGGGCCTGGCCGGACTGCCGGTCTTCGCGGGCGGGAAGGCTGGTCTAGCCGTCCTCCTCGGGCCGACCGGTGGATACCTCATCGGCTTCATCGCGGCGGCGTTCGTCACCGGCTGGCTGGCCGAGCGAGGCTGGGACCGCCGGCCGCTGACCACGGCCTTGGCGATGGTTCTCGGGAATCTCGTGATCTACCTCTTCGGGGTCTCCTGGCTCGCTGTTTTCGTCGGCATCAGCAAGGCACCGCTCCTCGGTATGATCCCCTTCTTGCCAGGGGACCTTCTGAAGATCCTCTTGGCCACTGCCGCGCTGCCGGGTGCCTGGTGGATCGTCCAGCGCAGCGGCATGGCTGGGCTCACCGCACAGCGGTAGCGCACCAGCGCGAGCGGAATACCTCGATCGGGAGCCGTCGGCAGTCACCGGCGGCCCCGGTCTCGTTCGGCTGCCGAGAGCCTCGAGCGCGCGGGACGCTCCCTTGAGTACTCCCGGTTTCGCTTCCACGAAACCTCGCACACATGTGGCACAGTCCGCTCAATGCCATGCACAGAGCGGCTCCACCATTCACCGTGCAGCGAGGGAGCGGGAACGCCGCAGTCGCTGCCAGGAACGATTCATCTAGAGGCGGAGGCTGAAGAGGCTGGGGTCTTCACCAAGCTGCCGGAGAAGCTTCTGCGTATACCGTACGATATCCTCGGAGCTGAGGCTCGTTTCCACCCAAAGTTGATTGGGCAACGCATGTCCGGAAAGGAAGTTCTTTCCACTCGGGTGCCTCGGCTCAGTATGCACGAGATACCGCGTCGGGCCGAGGAGTATCGGGCACACTGCACTCGTCAACTTCCCCCGTGTAACCAGCCATTCGGCGACTTCGACGAGCAGTGACTTCCACGTCTTCAGGTCGCGCTCGCTGCCGTCCGGAAAGCGAAGGCACCGCGGTGGGGGATCACCGAGTTTCGGCCGTAGCCCAGCCAGCGATCGCCAGCTATCGGGCGGCGGCGGAGGGGGCGACGGCGTCTCGCGCAGGAACAGCGGCCGCCAGAGCGCCTCGGCCAGCGCGACGGCGATCGCTGGGACGGTGCGCTTGCTGTCGGCCAGGTCGATAGCGTACCGGGGCTGTTTCAAGTCCCTCGGATCGTAGAGGAGCCAGCGGCACCCATCCGTCACACCGACGGCGCGCGGGGCGGCTCCCTGGCGCTGGAGTTCCCAGGCATAGCTCAGCGCTGCCGAGTGACCGATCTCCAGCTTCTGGCCCAGCCGCTTCGCCTCCAGCACCAAGACTGGCTGCCCATCGACCCGGAGGACGTAGTCGGCGACCCCGCTCCCCGCACGCACTTCGACCTGAACGGCCGCTGGATCGTCGGTCGCCCAACCGAGCGTCTGCAGCAAGGGATCGATCAGCGAGACCCGCGTCTGTGCCTCGCTCGTCTCCAGGAGTCCTCGGTACTCCTGCATCCGCTGCCGCAAGCGCTCGATGAGCGCACACAGGTTCTCCAACACCATTGCACCTCTCGGGTGAGTGTAGCGGACGAGCGGGAAATCGCTCAAGAGCGGAGTGTCCGATCCAGCCGCTCCAGCGTCCAGGCACCGGAGCGCATGCGACGCAGCGACGGGTGGACGAGTCCGCCTCGTGCTGCTCGGCGGTGCGGGAGGAGTCAGCGCAGGAGCTGGTCAGGATCCGGCGCGGAACGACTCGCCAGGGCGCGCCAGCGCAGCAGCGCCGGGCGGAGCCGCTGGAACGCTTCGACGATGACCTGCCGTTCGGCCTCGTCCAGGGCCGCCGGATCGGTCGTATCCAGTAACTGGCGCAGGCGCTCGAGCGCGGCGACGAGCTCGCTGACCGGTGAGGCACGCCGGGTCACCGCAGGAGTTCGCGGCGATGGGCGTGGGCTGGAACGCACGAGCGAGCGCAGCTGCCCGATAAGTTCCTCCGGCGGGAGTGCCGCGAGCTCTGGCCGGGTACGGAGTGCGCGGGCGAGTCGCTCGATCTCCGCTTGCGCGAGGCCGTCCTGCTCGATCAGCTGGGCCACCGCGATCTGCAGCGGCTCGGGGAGTCCCTGGAGCGGTCGCGTCTGCTTTTCCGAGAGTCGACCGGCCCGGATCGCTTCCTGCACCGGTTCCGGCAGCTTCTCCGTGGCGAGGAGCTGGAACAGCCGGCTGCGCTTGATCCCGACCGCTTCGGCGACCTGCTCCCAGGGCACGTCACCGAGCTGCTGCTTGAGCCGACGGAGCGCGGCGGCACGGTCGAGCGCGTTCAGATCCTCGCGGAGGATGTTCTCCATCAGCTGCTGGACGAGCCGCTGCTCGTCGCTTACCTCCCGGACGATGGCCGGGATGCTGGTGAGGCCAGCCAGCTGCGCAGCCCGCCAACGACGCTCGCCGTGGATGATGACGTACCGGTCGCGCGTCGCGTCGTAGCGCACCGCGATCGGCTGGAGGACACCCTGCAGACGGATCGAGGCTGCGAGCTCCTCGAGCCGCTCCGGGTCGAAAGTACGCCGGGGCTGCTCCGGATCCGGCTCGATCCGATCGAGCGCGATCTCGC from Thermomicrobium sp. 4228-Ro includes the following:
- a CDS encoding biotin transporter BioY codes for the protein MQSVVLADLTMPRSWRANANARLLTSAALVVAGSVLTALAAHVSIPLPFTPVPITGQTFAVLLVGAALGSRRGAASMALYLAEGLAGLPVFAGGKAGLAVLLGPTGGYLIGFIAAAFVTGWLAERGWDRRPLTTALAMVLGNLVIYLFGVSWLAVFVGISKAPLLGMIPFLPGDLLKILLATAALPGAWWIVQRSGMAGLTAQR
- a CDS encoding type I restriction endonuclease subunit R, producing MVLENLCALIERLRQRMQEYRGLLETSEAQTRVSLIDPLLQTLGWATDDPAAVQVEVRAGSGVADYVLRVDGQPVLVLEAKRLGQKLEIGHSAALSYAWELQRQGAAPRAVGVTDGCRWLLYDPRDLKQPRYAIDLADSKRTVPAIAVALAEALWRPLFLRETPSPPPPPPDSWRSLAGLRPKLGDPPPRCLRFPDGSERDLKTWKSLLVEVAEWLVTRGKLTSAVCPILLGPTRYLVHTEPRHPSGKNFLSGHALPNQLWVETSLSSEDIVRYTQKLLRQLGEDPSLFSLRL
- a CDS encoding ParB/RepB/Spo0J family partition protein gives rise to the protein MSEVPISRTTTRRRRFTVEDLLADTSPQARGTRELTEAREIALDRIEPDPEQPRRTFDPERLEELAASIRLQGVLQPIAVRYDATRDRYVIIHGERRWRAAQLAGLTSIPAIVREVSDEQRLVQQLMENILREDLNALDRAAALRRLKQQLGDVPWEQVAEAVGIKRSRLFQLLATEKLPEPVQEAIRAGRLSEKQTRPLQGLPEPLQIAVAQLIEQDGLAQAEIERLARALRTRPELAALPPEELIGQLRSLVRSSPRPSPRTPAVTRRASPVSELVAALERLRQLLDTTDPAALDEAERQVIVEAFQRLRPALLRWRALASRSAPDPDQLLR